The following proteins are co-located in the Dyadobacter chenwenxiniae genome:
- a CDS encoding SDR family oxidoreductase: protein MQKKRILITGSNGLLGQKLVDLLANNEHYEIFATAKGENRLGISEGYRYMQMDVTDAGEVDDVLNQVKPQVIIHTAAMTNVDQCEMEKDACWKLNVTAVEILIAACKKHDIFLEHVSTDFIFDGTSGPYSEEDEPNPISFYGWSKYAAEKAVMHSGIRWAIARTVLVYGIAHDMSRSNIILWVKKSLEEGKAIKVVTDQFRTPTLAEDLAMGCFLIADQGAQGIYHISGKDFLTPYEMAIMTADYFALDKSLISPTDASSFSQPAPRPPRTGFDLKKSRNILGYEPRTFREGIALLAKQIGS, encoded by the coding sequence ATGCAAAAAAAACGAATACTGATCACCGGTTCGAACGGTCTGCTTGGACAGAAGCTGGTGGATTTGCTCGCTAACAACGAACATTACGAGATATTTGCTACTGCAAAAGGCGAGAACCGGTTAGGCATTTCCGAAGGCTATCGCTATATGCAAATGGATGTGACCGACGCCGGGGAGGTGGATGACGTCCTTAACCAGGTAAAGCCGCAGGTCATTATCCACACAGCCGCCATGACCAATGTGGATCAATGCGAAATGGAGAAAGACGCCTGCTGGAAGCTGAATGTTACAGCTGTTGAAATCCTAATCGCTGCTTGCAAAAAGCACGATATTTTTCTCGAACACGTTTCCACCGACTTCATCTTCGACGGAACTTCCGGCCCATACAGCGAAGAAGATGAGCCTAACCCGATCAGCTTCTATGGCTGGAGCAAATACGCTGCCGAAAAAGCCGTTATGCATTCCGGCATTCGGTGGGCTATCGCACGTACGGTGCTTGTATATGGCATTGCACACGATATGAGCCGGAGCAATATTATCCTTTGGGTTAAAAAATCATTGGAAGAGGGGAAGGCGATCAAGGTTGTTACGGATCAATTCCGTACGCCGACATTGGCCGAAGATCTTGCGATGGGATGCTTTTTGATTGCGGACCAGGGCGCACAAGGCATTTATCACATATCAGGCAAAGACTTTCTGACCCCTTACGAAATGGCGATCATGACCGCAGATTATTTTGCGTTAGACAAATCGCTCATTTCCCCCACAGACGCCTCATCATTCTCCCAACCAGCCCCCCGCCCGCCGAGAACCGGGTTTGACTTAAAAAAATCCCGAAACATACTCGGCTATGAACCGCGCACATTTCGGGAAGGAATTGCTTTACTGGCAAAGCAGATTGGAAGTTAA
- a CDS encoding BamA/TamA family outer membrane protein: protein MNLKRHYKKIYFPLFVLLFFQTAYAQTVAIDTAGKIVVGDILVEGNHRTRADIILREMAVKTGDTLSAASIAETLEIDRRKIVNTNLFITVDLIPKSNPDSVRTDISIVVKERWYLIIVPVFQLADRNFNEWWYERKRDLSRTTYGVYMSYGNVTGRADKLRFLAEFGFIPKFEVAYTLPYIDKAQKTGITIGSSYSVNKTTAFRTWRDKLQYFNSEDINRERFYSYVSISRRNKYYTFHTADLRWSYSKISDTIATLNPNYLLNGRSIQHYFQLTYTFSYDKRDNVQYALRGQSLALQLSKIGLLPTDDVNMTYFYGSYRKYIPISKRWYFNTGVRGRVSLPKRQPYLQTVGLGYRNDLVRGYELYVVDGQDYALLKNELKYKLFSVQKHFPFIPVKQFNTLPLAAYINTFADAGYVKNSYPEFSNTRLGNSMLYGAGAGLDIVTFYNILARFNLTLNGKGERRFFFNVSREF, encoded by the coding sequence ATGAACCTGAAAAGACATTATAAGAAGATATACTTTCCGCTATTCGTATTACTTTTTTTCCAAACCGCTTACGCGCAGACAGTTGCAATAGACACAGCTGGGAAAATCGTGGTGGGCGACATTTTAGTTGAAGGAAATCACCGGACAAGGGCCGACATTATCTTGCGGGAAATGGCGGTAAAAACCGGCGACACGCTAAGTGCAGCTTCTATTGCCGAAACCCTCGAAATCGACCGCAGGAAAATTGTCAACACCAATCTTTTTATTACCGTAGATCTTATACCCAAAAGCAACCCTGATTCTGTCCGGACCGACATTAGCATTGTGGTGAAGGAACGTTGGTATCTCATTATTGTCCCCGTTTTCCAGCTGGCAGACCGGAATTTTAATGAATGGTGGTATGAACGAAAACGCGACCTGTCCCGGACCACTTACGGCGTTTACATGAGTTATGGCAATGTGACCGGCCGGGCCGATAAGCTGCGTTTTTTGGCTGAATTTGGGTTTATTCCAAAATTCGAAGTCGCTTATACACTGCCTTACATTGATAAGGCTCAGAAAACCGGCATAACGATTGGTTCTTCCTATTCTGTAAATAAAACAACGGCTTTCAGAACATGGCGGGATAAGTTGCAATATTTTAACAGCGAAGATATTAACCGCGAAAGGTTCTACTCCTACGTAAGTATTAGCCGTCGAAACAAATATTACACATTCCACACAGCCGACCTGCGGTGGAGTTATAGCAAGATTTCGGACACCATTGCGACCCTTAATCCCAATTATCTGCTCAATGGAAGATCAATTCAGCACTATTTCCAGCTGACTTACACATTCAGTTATGATAAACGGGATAATGTTCAGTATGCATTGCGCGGACAAAGCCTTGCACTACAGCTTTCCAAAATCGGCTTACTACCGACGGACGATGTGAATATGACCTACTTTTACGGTTCCTACCGAAAATACATTCCTATTTCTAAAAGATGGTATTTCAATACGGGCGTCCGGGGAAGGGTTTCGCTGCCAAAGCGCCAGCCTTATCTGCAGACGGTTGGCCTGGGTTACAGAAATGATCTGGTGCGTGGTTACGAGCTTTATGTAGTTGACGGACAAGATTATGCATTGCTTAAAAATGAATTGAAATACAAGCTCTTCTCAGTCCAGAAACATTTCCCTTTTATCCCGGTCAAGCAGTTCAACACGCTTCCGCTGGCCGCATACATCAACACTTTTGCGGATGCTGGTTATGTTAAAAACAGTTATCCCGAGTTCAGTAACACCAGGCTGGGGAACTCCATGTTATATGGTGCAGGCGCCGGACTGGATATTGTTACATTTTACAATATATTGGCCAGATTCAACCTCACTTTAAACGGAAAAGGAGAGCGAAGATTCTTTTTCAACGTTTCCCGCGAATTTTAA
- a CDS encoding family 16 glycoside hydrolase — protein sequence MFKINRSFFQLFAGGIAAFTMQSAYAQQPVPLNDLSAFTTKSDNWKIVGNASADISKENVLITTPGKGVLACTHEKGKYGNQYELISNFKHGDLDIELDFMLTKGSNSGIYLQGNYEVQLFDSWGKKSAKYNDNGGIYERWNDSKPEGEKGYEGYAPRFNVAKAPGLWQNIKISYQAPRFDANGKKTSNAVFLSIVLNGVTIHENVEVSGPTRGSLTGEDVAMGPIRIQGDHGSLAIKNIIINNFDKKPGTLSELTYKTYYGALSETEDLSKLTPAETGKSEALSWEILKENNNYSYVYTGRYNAPTEGDYNFRLQASGNSYLKIDGKYVIDAAWKSNNEFREGKVNLKAGDHTIEIFNNKKDGWMRPVLGLWVNGPGFREVAYHTKSSAMAGGVNDPILISAGTNNVTRSFMDFKKGKGKGQRVVHAVSVGSPSNLHYTYDLDKGAVLQVWRGEFLDATPMWHDRGDGSSRPRGSVTLLGNDMVLGKSAKGKWQADTTGSSYRPKGYVLDEQDVPTFQYQAFGSHVTDYISVVNNQFFERIIKVNNPAKDLIARLADGTNIEKIADGLYAVDNKSYYIQLADKSVKPEIRSADGMQELLVPVTNGEVKYSILF from the coding sequence ATGTTTAAAATTAACCGTTCTTTTTTCCAGCTCTTTGCGGGTGGAATTGCTGCATTTACTATGCAATCCGCTTATGCACAGCAACCTGTCCCTCTTAACGACCTCAGTGCGTTTACTACAAAATCCGACAATTGGAAGATCGTCGGCAATGCTTCTGCCGACATTTCCAAAGAAAATGTATTGATCACAACGCCCGGAAAAGGCGTACTGGCCTGTACACACGAAAAAGGAAAATATGGCAACCAATATGAACTGATCTCCAATTTCAAACACGGCGATCTGGACATTGAGCTTGATTTCATGTTGACCAAAGGATCCAACTCCGGAATCTACTTGCAAGGCAATTATGAAGTTCAGCTTTTCGATAGCTGGGGTAAAAAATCTGCCAAATACAATGATAACGGCGGAATTTACGAGCGCTGGAACGATTCAAAACCAGAAGGCGAAAAGGGTTACGAAGGCTATGCGCCTCGTTTCAATGTTGCCAAAGCACCTGGTTTGTGGCAAAATATCAAGATTTCTTACCAGGCTCCTCGTTTTGACGCAAATGGCAAGAAAACTTCCAATGCAGTGTTCCTTTCAATCGTGCTGAATGGCGTTACGATCCATGAAAATGTGGAAGTAAGCGGTCCCACACGCGGTTCATTGACTGGCGAAGATGTGGCCATGGGCCCTATCCGCATCCAGGGCGACCATGGTTCATTGGCTATCAAAAACATTATCATCAATAATTTTGATAAAAAGCCGGGAACGTTGTCAGAGCTTACTTACAAGACTTATTATGGCGCTCTGTCGGAAACAGAAGACCTTTCTAAACTGACTCCTGCTGAAACCGGAAAATCGGAAGCGCTGAGCTGGGAGATCCTGAAAGAGAACAACAATTACTCTTACGTATATACAGGACGCTACAACGCGCCAACGGAAGGTGATTACAATTTCAGATTGCAGGCTTCCGGAAATTCATACTTGAAAATCGACGGCAAATATGTGATCGATGCAGCTTGGAAGTCAAATAATGAATTCCGTGAAGGAAAAGTGAACCTGAAAGCGGGCGACCACACCATTGAAATCTTCAACAATAAGAAAGACGGCTGGATGCGCCCGGTGCTTGGTCTGTGGGTAAATGGCCCTGGTTTCAGGGAAGTGGCTTATCATACCAAAAGCTCCGCAATGGCGGGCGGCGTTAACGACCCGATCCTGATCTCTGCCGGAACAAACAATGTTACCCGCAGTTTTATGGATTTCAAAAAAGGCAAAGGAAAAGGACAGCGCGTAGTGCATGCGGTTTCTGTGGGAAGTCCTTCGAATCTGCATTACACTTATGATCTGGATAAAGGCGCTGTTTTGCAAGTTTGGCGCGGTGAGTTCCTGGATGCAACGCCGATGTGGCACGATCGCGGCGATGGTTCGTCCCGTCCGAGAGGCAGCGTAACATTGCTGGGCAATGACATGGTGCTGGGGAAATCGGCCAAAGGAAAATGGCAGGCGGACACAACCGGCAGCAGTTACCGTCCAAAAGGTTATGTTCTGGATGAGCAGGATGTGCCTACTTTCCAATATCAGGCATTCGGATCCCATGTAACGGATTACATTTCTGTTGTTAACAACCAGTTTTTTGAAAGGATTATCAAAGTAAACAATCCTGCGAAAGACCTGATTGCAAGACTGGCCGACGGAACAAATATTGAAAAGATCGCAGACGGACTTTACGCCGTTGATAACAAGTCGTATTACATTCAATTGGCTGATAAAAGTGTGAAACCTGAGATCAGAAGCGCCGACGGCATGCAGGAATTGTTAGTGCCTGTTACAAACGGTGAAGTTAAATATTCGATCCTATTCTGA
- a CDS encoding Uma2 family endonuclease, with protein MDTSLITMPVTFKVGDIMSEDEFFRFCQMNDTLSFERDKNGNIIFMSPTGSFTGKFNLRIANIIFNWLDRNAVAGELFDSSTGFTLPNSAVRSPDLSWVSKAKWDTLSEDEKEKFAPVCPDFIIEVRSKSDDLRYLQDKMQEYINNGCQLAWLIDRFSQQVLIYSQGNEVQTIKSLDVQLSGDPVFPGFVLDLSAIEKS; from the coding sequence ATGGATACATCACTGATCACAATGCCCGTGACCTTCAAAGTGGGGGATATCATGAGTGAAGATGAGTTTTTCCGGTTCTGCCAGATGAACGACACGCTAAGCTTTGAGCGGGATAAAAACGGAAATATCATTTTTATGTCCCCGACAGGAAGCTTTACAGGAAAGTTTAATTTACGTATAGCTAATATCATATTCAATTGGCTTGATCGCAATGCGGTTGCCGGCGAATTATTTGACTCTTCAACAGGCTTTACACTTCCTAATAGCGCTGTACGTTCCCCGGACTTGTCCTGGGTTTCCAAGGCCAAGTGGGATACATTATCCGAAGATGAGAAAGAGAAATTTGCCCCGGTTTGCCCCGACTTTATCATTGAAGTGCGTTCCAAATCAGACGATTTGAGATATTTGCAGGATAAGATGCAGGAATATATAAATAACGGCTGCCAGCTCGCATGGCTGATTGATCGTTTCAGCCAGCAGGTTTTAATTTACAGCCAAGGCAACGAAGTGCAGACAATTAAGAGCTTGGACGTTCAGCTTTCGGGCGATCCGGTTTTTCCTGGATTTGTGCTGGACCTTTCGGCCATCGAAAAATCCTGA
- a CDS encoding 3-keto-disaccharide hydrolase: MKKLILTAFSLATAFAAHAQLQPAKQTPESSELWSPVPRVVTPGKPSTAVSGFTAPSDAIVLFDGKNLDAWVSGKDGKAAAPWTVGDGAMTVAPKSGDIQTKQTFGDYQLHIEWRTPAKVEGNSQGRGNSGIFMQGIYELQVLDSYNNPTYSNGQAGSIYKQTMPLVNATVGPGEWQTYDVVYTAPHFNKDGQMTIPPYITVIHNGVLVQNHTMIQGTTPYVGQPVIEPHGKGPIKLQDHNNTTSFRNIWIREL, from the coding sequence ATGAAAAAACTAATCCTGACCGCATTCAGCCTTGCAACGGCATTTGCTGCACATGCCCAGTTGCAACCTGCCAAGCAAACTCCTGAATCAAGTGAATTATGGAGCCCGGTTCCCCGCGTTGTAACGCCTGGTAAACCGTCTACGGCTGTTTCCGGTTTTACTGCACCTTCCGACGCAATCGTATTGTTTGACGGTAAAAATCTGGATGCGTGGGTTTCTGGTAAAGACGGCAAAGCGGCTGCACCCTGGACTGTTGGAGACGGCGCAATGACCGTTGCCCCTAAATCCGGTGACATTCAAACGAAACAAACATTTGGCGATTACCAGCTGCATATCGAATGGCGTACGCCTGCGAAAGTGGAAGGAAACAGCCAGGGACGTGGAAACAGCGGTATTTTTATGCAAGGGATTTATGAGTTGCAGGTTTTAGACAGCTATAATAACCCAACGTATTCGAATGGACAGGCGGGATCTATTTACAAGCAAACCATGCCGCTTGTGAATGCAACCGTAGGACCAGGAGAATGGCAGACTTATGACGTTGTTTACACAGCGCCTCATTTCAATAAGGATGGCCAAATGACGATTCCTCCTTACATTACAGTGATCCACAATGGTGTTTTGGTTCAAAACCACACCATGATCCAGGGAACGACTCCTTATGTAGGCCAGCCAGTGATTGAGCCACACGGAAAAGGCCCGATCAAATTACAAGATCACAACAATACGACAAGCTTCCGTAACATCTGGATACGCGAGCTGTAA
- the glgP gene encoding alpha-glucan family phosphorylase: protein MSQQTFSLPYKHPIVPDKKYQKSVVYFSMEFAVDQALKIYSGGLGFLAGSHMRSVYALKQNLIGVGMLWKYGYYDQGRKKDGSMQPEFREKMYSFLVDTKIRFQIPVMGQNVWVAAYYLPPDVFQSAPLFLLTTDTDGNDETTRAISYSLYDADVTYKVAQCMVLGIGGARLLEELSYEPDVYHFNEAHAVSAIFHLFKKYKKVPEVKKRVVFTTHTPEEAGNEKHDIHFLQKLGFFSGLDLGTVRKISGIKDDIFNHSLAALSLSRKANGVSKLHGEVSRHMWQSHPKIAEIDHITNAQNNAYWVDSELEKARIAKDSGRIAERKKELKKILFKTVADQCGKIFDPNVLTVVWARRFAAYKRPDMLIWDMERFRKMMENKEQPIQVIWAGKPYPKDEGAVNTFNHLFYQSHHFPNMAVLTGYELALSKLLKDGSDVWLNTPVVTREASGTSGMTAAMNASLNLSTFDGWICEFSKDGENSFLLPVAEGDDINKQDCDNLMQKLESTVIPTYYANPQKWQEMVLNSMNDVSVEFNSDRMAREYYEKLY, encoded by the coding sequence ATGTCACAACAAACATTTTCACTTCCTTATAAGCATCCAATTGTTCCGGATAAAAAATACCAGAAATCAGTTGTTTATTTCTCAATGGAATTCGCCGTCGATCAGGCTTTAAAGATATACTCGGGAGGTCTTGGGTTTCTTGCCGGGTCACACATGCGGAGCGTGTATGCACTGAAGCAGAATTTGATAGGCGTAGGCATGCTTTGGAAATATGGCTATTACGACCAGGGAAGGAAAAAGGACGGCAGTATGCAGCCCGAATTCAGGGAGAAGATGTATTCTTTTCTTGTTGACACAAAGATCCGGTTTCAGATTCCGGTTATGGGCCAAAATGTATGGGTAGCGGCCTATTATCTGCCTCCGGATGTATTTCAATCGGCGCCATTGTTCCTCCTCACCACCGATACCGATGGAAATGACGAAACGACGCGGGCAATCAGTTATTCCTTGTATGATGCAGATGTAACTTACAAAGTGGCGCAATGTATGGTGCTTGGCATCGGTGGTGCGCGTTTGCTTGAAGAATTGAGTTACGAACCGGATGTTTATCATTTTAATGAAGCGCACGCAGTTTCGGCGATTTTTCATTTGTTTAAAAAATATAAAAAAGTCCCTGAGGTCAAAAAACGGGTCGTTTTTACAACACATACGCCTGAGGAAGCCGGGAATGAAAAACATGACATTCATTTTCTTCAAAAGCTGGGTTTCTTTTCAGGCCTGGATCTGGGGACAGTCCGGAAGATCAGCGGGATCAAAGACGACATTTTCAACCATTCGCTGGCCGCGTTAAGTCTCAGCAGAAAGGCCAATGGCGTTTCCAAGCTTCACGGCGAAGTTTCCCGGCATATGTGGCAATCACATCCGAAAATTGCAGAAATCGATCATATTACCAATGCGCAGAATAATGCTTATTGGGTTGATAGTGAGCTCGAAAAAGCGCGCATTGCAAAGGATTCCGGGCGAATTGCTGAACGCAAGAAAGAGCTGAAAAAGATTTTGTTCAAAACCGTTGCCGATCAATGCGGTAAAATATTTGACCCAAATGTGCTTACCGTTGTATGGGCACGCAGGTTTGCTGCTTATAAAAGGCCGGATATGCTCATTTGGGACATGGAACGCTTTCGGAAAATGATGGAGAACAAAGAGCAGCCCATTCAGGTGATCTGGGCAGGTAAGCCCTATCCGAAAGACGAAGGCGCGGTGAACACATTCAACCATTTGTTTTACCAGAGCCACCATTTCCCGAATATGGCTGTGCTGACTGGTTACGAACTGGCGCTTTCTAAATTACTAAAGGATGGTTCAGACGTTTGGCTTAATACACCCGTTGTTACCCGAGAAGCTTCCGGAACCAGCGGAATGACCGCGGCAATGAATGCTTCATTGAACTTGTCAACATTCGACGGCTGGATCTGCGAATTTTCAAAAGATGGCGAGAATTCCTTTTTGCTGCCCGTTGCCGAAGGCGATGACATTAATAAGCAGGATTGCGACAATCTTATGCAAAAACTCGAAAGCACCGTAATCCCGACCTATTACGCAAACCCACAAAAATGGCAGGAAATGGTGCTCAACAGCATGAACGATGTCAGCGTGGAATTTAACTCCGACCGCATGGCGCGGGAGTATTATGAGAAGCTTTATTAA
- a CDS encoding chryseobasin-related MNIO class RiPP peptide yields MKISKSVLQAVAVAVTVTALATACTDSSVKPDGEKTSKIKTMDSCPACGMG; encoded by the coding sequence ATGAAAATCTCGAAATCAGTTCTTCAGGCAGTTGCCGTGGCAGTTACAGTTACCGCACTGGCCACCGCTTGCACCGACAGCTCAGTAAAGCCGGATGGCGAAAAAACAAGCAAAATTAAAACCATGGACAGCTGCCCGGCTTGTGGCATGGGCTGA
- a CDS encoding peptidylprolyl isomerase codes for MKIKKSLLLAALCLFSVGVFAQKSSKKDEVVTIKTEMGTIRVILFDETPKHKANFLKLSKDKFYDGLLFHRVIDDFMIQGGDPNSRNAKPDDMLGKGDNGYKIPAEFSPKLFHQKGALAAARDNNPAKESSGCQFYIVQGRKWSKNDLNKQAARAARKLTDSQRKVYETIGGTPHLDGAYTVFGQVIDGMEVIDKIGAVEKDERDRPEKNVSMKVSVKKMKKKKITKKYGWQYEA; via the coding sequence ATGAAAATCAAAAAATCATTACTTCTGGCAGCATTATGCCTGTTTTCTGTGGGCGTTTTTGCCCAAAAAAGCTCGAAAAAAGACGAAGTCGTAACGATAAAGACTGAGATGGGCACCATAAGGGTGATTCTGTTTGATGAAACACCGAAGCATAAGGCTAATTTTCTTAAACTTTCAAAAGATAAATTTTACGATGGACTGCTTTTCCATCGGGTTATCGACGATTTCATGATCCAGGGCGGCGACCCGAATTCAAGAAATGCCAAGCCGGACGATATGCTTGGGAAAGGTGATAACGGCTATAAAATCCCGGCGGAATTCAGTCCCAAACTGTTCCACCAAAAGGGCGCATTAGCAGCAGCGCGCGATAATAACCCGGCAAAAGAATCTAGCGGATGCCAGTTTTACATTGTCCAGGGAAGGAAATGGAGCAAAAATGATTTAAACAAACAGGCAGCCCGTGCCGCCCGAAAGCTAACGGACTCGCAGAGGAAAGTTTATGAAACCATAGGAGGAACACCACATTTGGATGGTGCTTACACCGTTTTCGGACAAGTTATTGATGGAATGGAGGTGATTGATAAGATCGGAGCGGTTGAAAAAGACGAGCGTGACAGGCCTGAGAAAAACGTTTCGATGAAAGTGTCTGTCAAAAAAATGAAGAAGAAAAAGATCACTAAGAAATACGGCTGGCAATACGAAGCTTAA
- a CDS encoding multinuclear nonheme iron-dependent oxidase, whose amino-acid sequence MSGIYSSIACNLDAHILQAALPLFEQEKVEAIEWSFDTLFKFSEIPAWFIDLVSEFSRHDRLIGHGVYFSLFSGKWSSEQQEWLHKLQKLSREFQFDHITEHFGFMTGEDFHKGAPISIPFTSRTLALGKDRLQRIQDACKCPVGLENLAFSYSLDEVKKHGEFLDQLVESVNGFIILDLHNIYCQVHNFNIDFDYIIKLYPLDRVREMHISGGSWDETLADSGRQVRRDTHDERVPEAVFEFLGKAIPRCENLKYVVMEQMGTALDTLESQAAFQSDFFRMDSIIKEARTCFDPKIKNSFAPTNRSADIIPLEDHDLYKQQLQLSHILETAGSVSEAQALLRASSLNDTAWGVDSWAPYMLQTAISIARKWKNGFA is encoded by the coding sequence ATGTCCGGAATTTATTCCTCCATTGCCTGCAACCTGGATGCCCACATTTTACAGGCAGCACTGCCGTTGTTTGAGCAGGAAAAAGTGGAGGCAATTGAATGGTCTTTCGATACACTTTTCAAATTCAGTGAAATCCCGGCTTGGTTCATCGATCTTGTCAGTGAATTCAGCAGACATGACCGGCTGATCGGACACGGCGTATACTTTTCGCTATTTTCGGGAAAATGGTCTTCTGAGCAGCAGGAATGGCTTCATAAACTTCAAAAATTGTCCAGGGAGTTTCAGTTCGATCATATCACCGAGCATTTCGGTTTTATGACTGGCGAAGATTTTCACAAAGGCGCCCCGATCAGCATTCCGTTCACGTCCCGTACGCTGGCACTCGGAAAAGACAGGCTGCAAAGGATACAGGATGCGTGTAAATGTCCCGTGGGACTCGAAAATCTGGCTTTTTCCTATTCACTGGATGAGGTGAAAAAACATGGCGAGTTTCTGGATCAACTGGTAGAAAGTGTCAATGGTTTTATCATTCTCGACCTCCATAACATATACTGCCAGGTTCACAATTTCAACATTGATTTCGACTATATCATTAAGCTGTATCCGCTCGACAGGGTCAGGGAAATGCACATTTCGGGCGGAAGCTGGGACGAAACGCTGGCAGATTCCGGCAGGCAGGTAAGGCGCGATACGCATGACGAACGCGTTCCTGAGGCCGTTTTTGAATTTTTGGGCAAAGCCATTCCAAGATGCGAAAATCTGAAATACGTCGTGATGGAGCAAATGGGGACAGCGCTGGACACGCTTGAAAGTCAGGCGGCTTTCCAATCGGACTTTTTTAGAATGGACAGCATTATCAAAGAAGCAAGAACTTGTTTCGATCCAAAGATTAAAAACTCATTTGCCCCAACAAACAGGTCTGCCGACATTATACCACTGGAAGATCATGATTTGTACAAACAGCAACTTCAACTTTCGCATATCCTGGAAACAGCCGGCAGCGTGAGCGAGGCGCAGGCCCTGCTGCGTGCCTCGAGCCTGAATGATACGGCGTGGGGAGTTGACAGTTGGGCTCCTTATATGCTACAAACAGCCATTTCAATCGCCCGGAAGTGGAAAAACGGCTTTGCGTAA